The genomic window GGTTTTTTTAATGGTTCTTACGCTTCAGCGCCGCTTATGGATGATATTGCTGCAGCTCAAGCGCTGTATGGTGCGAATATGCGTACACGAACCGGCGATGATGTCTATGGTTTTAATTCTACTACCAATAAAGATTGGTACACAATTAGCGACCCACGTATCGGTTGTATTTTCTCGGTATGGGACGCAGGTGGTAATGATACATTGGATTTTTCTGGTTACTCTCATCAACAACTTATTAATTTAAATTCGGGTTCATTTTCAAATGTGGGTGGATGGATAAAGAATGTCTCAATCGCAAAAAACACAGTTATTGAAAACGCGCTCGGCGGTTATGGGCAAGACACTATAATTGGTAATAGTGCCGATAATAAAATTAAAGGTGGTGCTGGCGAAGATATTATTTATGGCGGTTTAGGGCAAGACATACTTTGGGGTAGAGATGAAACAATAAGACAGATGATAGCAACAAATAATCGTTCTGCCAATCCGTCTTCGTTTTACAGTTATTATACTAATAATGCAGAAAATAGCGACCAGCAAACCCATTCCTCACCATTAAGAACTGCCCCAGAAGAAAGAAATACTTTTGTTTATCTGTCGTTTGAAGATTCAACCTTAAGTGCACCTGATAGGATCATGGATTTTCAAACAGGAGAAGATAAAATTGACCTGTCTTCTCTAAATAAAAATTTGTATGATAACTCTAATGGCCAAAGTTCCCTTACTTTTGTTAATGAATTTAACGGCCAGCCAGGCCAAATAAAAATCACTTATGATCCAGTGAGTCAATGGAGTAGAGTCCTGATGACTGTAAATAATGATGATATAGCTGATTTCGCTATTGATGTTTATGGTTATATTAATCCTCTCACCGACTTTATCTTACATCAATAGAGCGCCTATTTGTGATAGGCGAAAGAGTCGGTTATTAGCAACTTGCTGGCTCTGTTTTTTATCAACATAACTCAGATAAAGTTATTTCAATATTTAACAATATGTTAATTTATATTTGTCAAGCAATAGAGCCAGCTGGCAGGCTCTATTAAA from Arsenophonus sp. aPb includes these protein-coding regions:
- a CDS encoding M10 family metallopeptidase C-terminal domain-containing protein, with product MAVITGSHIYLKKNGTVLISSSSQPLPPFQVSDISQWINNALRENVRGKDKIKKWKDSYDIDQAAQQIIRQHATWNSEQQIGQPAAVTYSFSRWHEYYDAYYQLTEYQLVQARIALDSWADVANITFTEDATQTTNINFGNFHSIGGQAFAYLPDSGPLAGQCWFNAQRHENLAPYPGSYGRLVLVHEIGHTIGLSHPGDYNAASINQQTQTLSWNTDTQEKFGYANNAPYEEDSRQFSVMSYWPEVNTNGFFNGSYASAPLMDDIAAAQALYGANMRTRTGDDVYGFNSTTNKDWYTISDPRIGCIFSVWDAGGNDTLDFSGYSHQQLINLNSGSFSNVGGWIKNVSIAKNTVIENALGGYGQDTIIGNSADNKIKGGAGEDIIYGGLGQDILWGRDETIRQMIATNNRSANPSSFYSYYTNNAENSDQQTHSSPLRTAPEERNTFVYLSFEDSTLSAPDRIMDFQTGEDKIDLSSLNKNLYDNSNGQSSLTFVNEFNGQPGQIKITYDPVSQWSRVLMTVNNDDIADFAIDVYGYINPLTDFILHQ